From one Coffea eugenioides isolate CCC68of chromosome 11, Ceug_1.0, whole genome shotgun sequence genomic stretch:
- the LOC113753960 gene encoding protein RICE SALT SENSITIVE 3-like, with product MEEQLSSLAVTHLLQHTLRSLCIHENSQWVYAVFWRILPRNYPPPKWDGQGGVYDRSRGNRRNWILVWEDGFCNFAASTTEINTGECPSSSVYGNCEYQHYQGLQPELFFKMSHEIYNYGEGLIGKVAADHSHKWIYKEPNDQEINFLSAWHNSADSHPRTWEAQFQSGIKTIALIAVREGVIQLGAVHKVVEDLSYVVLLRKKFGYIESIPGVLLPHPSSAAYPFKIDGYGATEGWHFQGNLAPHAEYYDHLHQPMKITPSMSSLEALLSKLPSVVVPASSPPMPAYNGEAPPQYLMMNKPMELMGTEKVAKEEFEEDKQEKDAGESSSSMSSYHHHFGYHQDLNVTEAMHNHGYQ from the exons ATGGAAGAACAACTCAGCTCATTAGCTGTTACTCATCTTCTTCAACACACTCTAAGAAGCCTCTGCATTCATGAAAACTCTCAATGGGTTTATGCTGTCTTTTGGAGGATCTTGCCTAGAAACTATCCACCACCCAA GTGGGATGGCCAAGGAGGAGTATATGATAGGTCAAGAGGAAACAGAAGAAACTG GATATTGGTTTGGGAAGAtggtttctgcaattttgcagCCTCAACAACTGAGATCAACACTGGAGAATGTCCAAGCTCTTCAGTCTATGGGAATTGTGAATATCAACACTATCAAGGACTTCAACCAGAACTCTTCTTCAAGATGTCCCATGAAATCTACAACTATGGTGAAGG TTTAATTGGAAAAGTAGCTGCTGATCACAGCCACAAGTGGATCTATAAAGAGCCAAATGACCAAGAAATCAACTTCTTGTCGGCATGGCACAACTCAGCTGACTCA CATCCTAGGACTTGGGAAGCTCAATTTCAGTCTGGTATTAAG ACTATAGCTTTGATTGCTGTTAGAGAAGGTGTCATCCAATTAGGAGCCGTCCACAAG GTTGTCGAGGATCTGAGCTATGTCGTATTACTGAGAAAGAAGTTCGGTTACATCGAAAGCATTCCCGGAGTTCTTCTGCCTCATCCATCATCAGCAGCATATCCTTTCAAGATTGATGGTTATGGAGCAACAGAAGGATGGCACTTCCAGGGAAACCTTGCACCACACGCCGAATACTACGACCATCTTCATCAGCCCATGAAAATAACTCCATCAATGAGCAGTCTTGAAGCCCTTCTCTCCAAACTACCATCTGTGGTGGTACCGGCTTCATCCCCTCCAATGCCAGCTTATAACGGTGAAGCCCCACCCCAGTATTTAATGATGAATAAACCAATGGAGTTGATGGGGACGGAGAAAGTTGCCAAGGAAGAATTTGAGGAGGATAAGCAAGAGAAGGATGCTGGTGAGAGTAGTAGCTCAATGTCGTCGTATCATCATCATTTTGGCTATCATCAGGACCTGAATGTTACTGAGGCTATGCATAACCATGGATACCAATGA
- the LOC113753154 gene encoding threonine--tRNA ligase, mitochondrial 1, with the protein MLLTSQLCWRFALLLRRLPPPPSALHFRTLLLRNCSSLHSPPLPMGTASNDSGLSVPKDEAYLATVINKRIDLFKSIQDRENLQRLSLSPDPIRIVLPDGSVKEGKKWNTTPFDVAKEISKSLASNALIAKVDGALWDMRRPLEGDCELKLFTFDTDEGRDTFWHSSAHILGQSLEQTYGCRLCIGPCTTRGEGFYYDAFYGDLGLNEDHFKRIDDGAKKAVSEKQPFERIEVTRDEALQMFSDNQFKVEIINDLPEDKTITVYRCGPLVDLCRGPHIPNTSFVKAFSCLKASSAYWRGNKDRESLQRVYGISFLDQKRLKQYKDDLEEAKKYDHRELAKKQELFFFHPLSPGSCFFLPRGARVCNKLFEFIRNEYWKRGYEEVWSPNMYNMQLWETSGHAANYRDNMFLFEIEKQQFGLKPMNCPGHCLIFDHRVRSYRELPLRLADFGVLHRNEASGALTGLTRVRRFQQDDAHIFCRESQIKDEVKGVLNFISHAYNIFGFTFDLKLSTRPEKYLGDLETWEKAEAALKEALNEFGKPWQINEGDGAFYGPKIDISVNDAMRRQFQCATLQLDFQLPSRFNLSYTAEDENKRERPVMIHRAILGSVERMFAILLEHYKGKWPFWLSPRQAIVCPVSEKSQPYALKLRDQIHDAGYYVDVDATDRTIQKKVREAQVAQYNYILVVGEEEAKTGQVSVRVRDKASHSVKSVEELLSDFKNEVAAFR; encoded by the exons ATGCTATTGACTTCCCAGCTCTGCTGGCGCTTCGCATTACTTCTACGCCGTCTTCCTCCTCCGCCGTCCGCTCTGCATTTTAGAACCCTTCTACTCCGCAACTGCTCTTCATTGCACTCGCCGCCCCTGCCAATGGGCACAGCTTCGAATGATTCCGGCCTCTCCGTCCCCAAAGACGAAGCGTATCTCGCAACAGTTATCAACAAACGCATCGACCTCTTCAAATCCATCCAAGACCGGGAAAACCTCCAGCGCCTCTCCCTGTCCCCTGACCCCATCAG GATTGTGTTACCTGATGGGTCAGTGAAGGAGGGGAAGAAGTGGAATACTACCCCGTTTGATGTGGCGAAGGAAATTTCCAAGAGCTTGGCATCTAATGCGTTGATTGCTAAGGTGGATGGGGCTCTATGGGATATGCGTAGGCCATTAGAGGGGGACTGTGAGCTGAAGCTGTTTACATTTGATACCGATGAGGGGCGAGATACCTTTTGGCATTCAAGCGCCCACATTCTTGGCCAG TCACTAGAGCAGACATATGGATGCAGATTGTGCATTGGGCCATGTACCACAAGAGGGGAG GGTTTCTATTACGATGCTTTTTATGGTGACTTGGGATTGAATGAGGATCATTTTAAAAGGATTGACGATGGGGCTAAGAAGGCTGTATCG GAAAAACAACCATTTGAGCGCATTGAGGTTACAAGAGATGAAGCTCTGCAGATGTTTTCCGATAACCAATTCAAG GTTGAAATCATTAATGATTTACCTGAAGATAAAACTATCACCGTATACCGATGTGGTCCCTTGGTTGATTTGTGTCGTGGGCCACATATACCAAATACATCCTTCGTTAAAGCTTTCTCTTGTTTAAAG GCTTCCTCAGCCTATTGGAGGGGGAACAAAGACCGTGAAAGCTTGCAAAGAGTTTATGGAATATCATTTCTGGACCAGAAGCGTCTGAAG CAATACAAGGATGACCTGGAAGAAGCAAAGAAGTATGACCATAGAGAATTGGCTAAAAAACAagaacttttctttttccaccCGCTTAG TCCCGGAAGTTGTTTCTTTCTTCCACGTGGTGCTCGAGTTTGCAACAAACTCTTTGAATTTATACGAAATGAATACTGGAAGAGAGGTTATGAAGAG gtttggagtccaaatatGTATAACATGCAGTTATGGGAAACTTCTGGTCATGCTGCAAATTATAGGGACAATATGTTCTTATTTGAG ATTGAGAAACAACAGTTTGGGCTCAAACCAATGAATTGTCCAGGGCACTGTTTGATATTTGATCACAGAGTTCGTTCATACAGGG AACTACCTCTTCGCCTGGCTGATTTTGGAGTCCTGCATCGGAATGAGGCCAGTGGTGCACTTACTGGTTTAACTCGTGTTAGGAGATTTCAGCAG GATGATGCACACATTTTCTGCCGTGAATCCCAG ATAAAAGATGAAGTCAAGGGTGTGTTGAATTTTATCAGTCATGCCTACAATATATTTGGGTTCACCTTTGACTTGAAATTATCTACG AGGCCTGAAAAATATCTTGGTGACTTGGAAACATGGGAAAAGGCTGAAGCTGCTCTTAAAGAAGCATTGAATGAGTTTGGGAAGCCCTGGCAG ATAAATGAAGGTGATGGGGCATTTTATGGGCCGAAGATTGATATTAGTGTCAATGATGCAATGAGGAGGCAATTCCAGTGTGCAACATTGCAG CTGGATTTTCAACTTCCTTCTCGTTTCAACTTATCTTACACGGCAGAAGATGAGAATAAGAGGGAGAGACCTGTTATGATACATAGAGCTATTCTTGGTTCTGTGGAGCGTATGTTTGCTATACTTTTGGAGCATTATAAGGGGAAATGGCCATTCTGGCTTAGTCCACGTCAGGCAATTGTTTGCCCTGTCTCTGAAAAGTCACAACCCTACGCTCTGAAG cTAAGGGATCAAATTCATGATGCTGGTTATTATGTTGATGTTGATGCAACAGACAGAACAATCCAGAAAAAG GTACGAGAAGCTCAAGTAGCACAATACAACTACATCTTGGTGGTCGGAGAGGAGGAAGCCAAAACTGGACAG GTTAGCGTGCGAGTGAGAGACAAAGCCAGCCATTCTGTCAAGAGTGTTGAGGAACTCCTATCAGACTTCAAAAATGAAGTTGCAGCTTTTCGTTAG